In the genome of Estrella lausannensis, one region contains:
- a CDS encoding serine/threonine-protein kinase produces the protein MNINTAYGLIQSFAKEMELPKNRVAQDAKPSLDKIASIVKGCMQTHAITADQKAELVNCLTSITNLGDDLSSNQFIAKTLAKKAQNVLKIAQSLDASKLESPLGLSSKNTPQRAESKQQTNISPHVSDKAKSHSHGVSKASRKVFSRRAIVKPEPEVSPPVSDKAKSRSSVASKESSKAPSKPEEISSHPRVEVVKRESVQSLAKKGVKALSGKGVGHPSEKQKALTKALAELLDTPRFERKIDEKLAKSLIKWASDNKDAAEPNVKELARVLDEIHQEVEPNTLRSMQELKTNLKTAIDALRDVEAERVREAPPDRPKKADVNPLLEKSKSIEAKLSKNKSRLQLKKLKKSGSFIQKELHRHETIGDTTEGAIQSIKAVTEKAEVKQEKLKAAKVEEQASSPTKATKKTPDKYVKIEFTGDKQTLDEQLENEDAAGQQLKMAGQHKMTLRKKSGAEKKYTHKRLLGEGGFGDVHEFMSASGRKSKAVKFHRAALPGIASHKAQQLADQFKSPSTGEIVKTVPGLKKPPKIIGTTATGLEVEVSRVYDRGDLDKLNKPIGYEEAVTGVMELAFGLAHLHRGDAKASVVHTDIKPGNVLVQEQDGKLHFVLADLDGLAESEIGLGLTGRSPAFIQGDDLTWLLNLDLRNHPPVKKVLENPAVFAKSLDTRALGVTLKVLMTGLPLEEVIQDLYEEGGTQMIKPEMTYEDLRDSIKSNTTPQQEEMLKKMCAVINKMTDEDWTKRISMEDALDRLAKIGFPMPEYR, from the coding sequence ATGAATATCAATACAGCTTATGGTCTGATTCAAAGTTTCGCCAAGGAAATGGAGTTACCCAAAAATCGTGTCGCGCAAGATGCGAAGCCCTCCCTAGATAAAATTGCCTCTATTGTAAAAGGTTGCATGCAAACTCACGCCATTACCGCAGATCAGAAAGCGGAATTGGTCAACTGCTTGACGTCAATCACAAATCTCGGCGACGATCTTTCTTCCAATCAATTCATTGCTAAGACCTTAGCGAAAAAGGCGCAGAACGTGCTCAAGATAGCTCAAAGTCTGGACGCCTCCAAATTGGAGTCGCCGTTAGGCCTGAGCTCGAAAAACACGCCGCAACGTGCGGAGTCGAAGCAACAAACCAATATTTCGCCTCATGTCAGTGACAAAGCAAAGAGCCACTCTCATGGAGTATCCAAGGCATCCAGGAAGGTTTTTTCACGACGGGCTATCGTGAAACCTGAACCTGAAGTATCCCCCCCCGTCAGTGACAAAGCAAAGAGTCGCTCCTCTGTCGCTTCCAAAGAATCCAGCAAGGCCCCATCGAAACCTGAAGAGATATCAAGCCATCCGCGAGTCGAGGTCGTTAAACGGGAATCGGTCCAATCACTCGCTAAAAAAGGAGTCAAGGCCCTCTCTGGAAAAGGAGTCGGTCATCCTTCAGAGAAGCAGAAAGCTCTCACTAAAGCGCTGGCTGAACTTCTCGACACCCCGCGGTTCGAGAGGAAAATCGACGAGAAGCTGGCAAAGTCTCTTATTAAGTGGGCCTCCGATAACAAGGACGCAGCAGAGCCCAACGTCAAAGAATTGGCACGGGTACTTGACGAAATTCACCAAGAGGTCGAGCCGAACACATTGCGATCAATGCAAGAATTGAAAACCAACCTTAAAACAGCAATCGATGCGCTTAGGGATGTCGAAGCAGAAAGGGTGCGTGAGGCGCCTCCGGATCGACCTAAAAAAGCAGATGTAAATCCTCTGCTGGAAAAGTCTAAGTCCATTGAAGCCAAGCTCTCGAAAAATAAAAGTCGATTGCAGCTTAAGAAACTTAAAAAATCTGGCTCGTTTATTCAAAAAGAGCTTCATCGCCATGAAACTATAGGTGACACCACTGAAGGGGCGATCCAGTCTATCAAAGCTGTCACCGAAAAAGCTGAAGTTAAACAGGAAAAACTGAAAGCTGCCAAAGTAGAGGAGCAAGCCTCCTCCCCCACGAAAGCCACAAAAAAAACTCCCGACAAATATGTAAAAATAGAATTTACAGGAGACAAACAGACCCTGGACGAACAACTGGAAAACGAGGATGCGGCCGGGCAGCAACTCAAAATGGCAGGTCAACATAAGATGACACTTAGAAAAAAGTCAGGGGCGGAAAAAAAGTACACCCACAAACGGCTATTGGGAGAAGGAGGTTTCGGAGATGTGCATGAATTTATGTCGGCATCAGGAAGAAAATCCAAAGCAGTGAAGTTTCATCGCGCAGCTCTCCCAGGAATAGCAAGTCATAAAGCACAGCAATTGGCGGATCAATTTAAATCACCCTCCACGGGCGAAATCGTTAAGACCGTACCGGGTCTCAAAAAACCTCCTAAGATTATCGGTACGACCGCTACCGGGCTAGAGGTTGAGGTAAGCCGGGTATATGACCGCGGCGACCTGGATAAATTAAATAAGCCCATCGGATATGAAGAGGCTGTGACAGGAGTGATGGAATTAGCATTCGGATTAGCCCACTTGCATAGAGGAGATGCAAAAGCATCTGTTGTTCATACGGATATCAAACCGGGCAATGTCCTTGTCCAGGAACAGGACGGAAAGCTGCACTTCGTCCTTGCTGATTTAGATGGACTAGCAGAAAGCGAGATTGGACTTGGCTTAACGGGACGATCGCCCGCATTCATCCAAGGTGATGATCTCACCTGGCTGCTCAATTTAGACTTAAGAAATCATCCACCTGTGAAAAAGGTTTTAGAAAACCCTGCGGTTTTTGCCAAGAGCTTAGACACCAGAGCGTTGGGTGTTACTCTTAAAGTACTGATGACAGGCTTGCCCCTCGAAGAAGTAATTCAAGATCTTTATGAGGAGGGGGGAACTCAAATGATCAAGCCCGAGATGACATACGAAGATCTTCGGGATAGCATTAAGTCTAATACCACCCCTCAGCAAGAAGAGATGCTGAAGAAAATGTGTGCTGTGATAAACAAAATGACAGACGAAGATTGGACCAAACGCATCTCAATGGAAGACGCTCTCGATCGGCTGGCCAAGATAGGATTTCCAATGCCGGAATATCGCTAA
- the uvrC gene encoding excinuclease ABC subunit UvrC, which yields MVDDKVLERLPEKTGVYIMKSGEDVVLYVGKAKNLKERVKQYFIPGRDGRPQVPFLTLKVRHIDTMITSSEKEALILENTLIKQYQPKYNVLLRDDKSFAALKIKIKHEWPSVELVRSRGSHKKDGLYFGPYPSAFSARMTLDLIKKIFPLRQCSDSELASRTRPCILHAMGRCIAPCVGLCTKEEYDDLVQKVVQFLKGSDKEIIQKLKAEMLRLSDALEFEKAQSVKNILDHIEKTLEQQRVEKIHGKDMDAVGIYREGDEGILVRMIYRQGRLVSAATHSFSKIAEEDADLISSFLLQSYEEPHAMPREVLVPVEMADAAALSEILAAKKGGLCEVLFPQKGDKKAILDIALENAIAKFRQVKDQKELSERALMEIKETFHLKSYPKKIECFDISNFQGSAIVGALVAFTDGEKDTSRYRKFKIKLTEEPDDYLSMYEVLTRRFKKAKEENNLPDLILVDGGKGHLNVALKVLKELDIITVDVISLAKEESRHDKGIRAEKVFLPNIKDPLYLKTHSKILFFLQKIRDEAHRFALSFMHQRKSKSLVQSELDAIAGIGPKKKRALLRKFGSVKKIREAAAEELLATPGVHRKDVEAIRLFLQSDKQPQ from the coding sequence ATGGTGGATGATAAGGTGCTTGAGCGGCTGCCGGAGAAGACGGGCGTTTACATCATGAAGTCCGGAGAGGATGTCGTCCTCTATGTCGGAAAGGCGAAAAATCTCAAAGAGAGGGTTAAGCAGTACTTTATTCCGGGAAGAGATGGCCGGCCGCAGGTTCCATTCCTCACGTTGAAGGTGCGCCATATCGACACAATGATCACTTCATCGGAAAAAGAGGCGCTGATTTTAGAAAATACCCTAATCAAGCAGTACCAGCCGAAGTATAACGTGCTTCTTAGGGACGACAAAAGTTTTGCGGCGCTAAAGATCAAAATCAAGCACGAGTGGCCTTCTGTGGAGCTGGTGCGGAGCCGCGGATCGCACAAAAAAGACGGACTCTATTTTGGCCCCTATCCCAGTGCTTTCTCAGCCAGGATGACGCTCGATTTGATCAAAAAGATCTTTCCTTTGCGGCAGTGTTCCGACAGCGAATTGGCATCCAGGACCAGGCCTTGCATCCTGCATGCGATGGGACGCTGTATCGCCCCCTGTGTCGGACTGTGCACTAAAGAGGAATATGACGATCTGGTGCAGAAGGTGGTGCAGTTCCTTAAAGGCAGCGACAAGGAGATCATCCAAAAGCTGAAAGCGGAGATGCTGAGGCTGTCGGATGCCCTGGAGTTTGAAAAGGCGCAGTCAGTCAAAAACATCTTAGACCACATCGAAAAGACGCTGGAGCAGCAGAGGGTCGAGAAGATCCACGGCAAAGATATGGACGCGGTCGGCATCTATCGAGAAGGGGATGAGGGCATCTTGGTCAGGATGATCTACCGGCAAGGCAGGCTTGTCTCGGCGGCGACCCACTCCTTTTCTAAAATTGCCGAAGAGGATGCTGACCTGATCTCTTCGTTTCTTTTGCAGTCCTATGAGGAGCCGCACGCGATGCCGCGGGAAGTTTTGGTGCCGGTCGAGATGGCCGATGCCGCAGCACTAAGTGAGATTTTGGCTGCCAAAAAGGGAGGGCTCTGCGAGGTGCTGTTTCCTCAAAAAGGCGACAAAAAGGCCATCCTCGATATAGCGCTCGAGAATGCCATAGCTAAGTTCAGACAGGTTAAAGACCAAAAAGAGCTCTCGGAGAGGGCTCTAATGGAAATCAAAGAGACATTTCATCTGAAGAGTTATCCTAAGAAAATAGAGTGCTTTGACATCTCCAACTTCCAAGGCAGTGCCATCGTCGGGGCGCTTGTCGCCTTTACCGATGGGGAGAAAGACACCTCCCGCTACCGAAAATTTAAGATCAAGCTCACAGAAGAGCCGGATGACTATCTTTCGATGTATGAGGTGCTGACAAGGCGCTTTAAGAAAGCCAAAGAAGAGAATAACCTGCCGGATCTGATATTGGTTGACGGGGGTAAAGGCCATTTGAATGTCGCCCTCAAGGTGCTCAAGGAGCTGGACATCATCACTGTCGATGTCATCTCTCTTGCCAAAGAAGAGAGCCGGCATGACAAGGGCATCCGGGCGGAAAAAGTCTTTTTGCCCAACATCAAAGACCCGCTCTATCTTAAGACGCACTCCAAGATTTTATTTTTTCTCCAGAAAATCCGCGACGAAGCGCACCGCTTTGCTCTTTCTTTCATGCATCAGAGGAAGTCTAAATCCTTGGTGCAATCGGAGCTCGACGCCATCGCGGGGATTGGCCCTAAGAAAAAGCGGGCTCTGCTCCGTAAGTTTGGAAGTGTGAAAAAAATCAGGGAAGCGGCGGCAGAAGAACTTCTGGCAACTCCCGGAGTTCATCGAAAAGATGTCGAGGCGATCCGTTTATTCTTGCAGTCTGACAAGCAGCCGCAATAA